Proteins from a genomic interval of Marinobacter gudaonensis:
- a CDS encoding TM2 domain-containing protein, which translates to MNDMELKASAQKNRLLALFLAGFLGLFGADRFYLGKWKSGVGKALTFGGLGIWWFIDCAAMLIDAFLHSLGRDTGFVKDARGLDLRYGLSMYRLKDGRLQRDWFTG; encoded by the coding sequence ATGAATGACATGGAGTTGAAAGCATCCGCGCAAAAGAACCGCTTGCTGGCACTTTTTCTTGCAGGTTTCCTTGGGCTTTTCGGCGCGGATCGGTTTTACCTTGGTAAGTGGAAATCGGGCGTTGGAAAAGCTTTAACATTCGGGGGGCTGGGTATCTGGTGGTTCATTGACTGTGCTGCAATGCTGATCGACGCGTTTCTTCACTCGCTGGGCAGGGATACTGGCTTTGTGAAGGATGCCCGGGGGCTCGATCTGCGTTATGGCCTTTCAATGTACAGATTGAAGGACGGTCGTCTGCAAAGGGATTGGTTTACAGGCTAA
- a CDS encoding LysM peptidoglycan-binding domain-containing protein: protein MTSEYTVRSGDTLSAIAQRHQTTLTSLLRLNPGIENPDRIFPGQLLKLPAANDSGFSSCEAGEVVQAPSCAEEIVEVVHVTGSDELILLTEDELSEWLEEEEFVCRPINDFYKKLEGLDDGETDSELAATEGEGKLLTEVQQEKERLLTELEARSVLTNDMQTLPPITEIKRLAGDKHVTFVRSDKIANSRRRYSMASRDRDRSKGWLTDTGVDPGRLRDAIRSELNIKFNTTLWEPDKNGALMTTLNKLYDEASWSIWGDAEARQKAVDETGFDASAEAQLMRFAAGATASGEFDPRKGMVHFQAKAEAQYALAQGKVGIEQAFPVNNRSEIRIPYRVGGWNGERKIASLGHFQAAINAVLSGFAGASALIAGNVHVSTKDGLPTLKGIASRKSKSGQRAGGEAGVFAGIRGGCEVAGELRWKDVLTEKREWERLCRVGKKVEAALGVGAEAELRLLFSPTTGKFYLNVHAGLVLGVGPSGSFLLEVETQKVMRMLHFVYNALLDVDFRYLDLFDQRTDAFEWYKRMGLYALARGLSAFEAANEFAGPIAKELATYVEEVFVNRYREKQSTEIAQNVLTDLQLKESSVFLHSPPEVKGTVLDNILYDWWLTPDLFGDDDIKITAVKQIMETFQGWRDFEETVTRMNPEGFARQEEFDSNVERLFEFIGKNKADQRMFMLGLQGQTAIAGRPVKLDPFDVCRICRIG from the coding sequence ATGACGTCTGAATACACGGTTCGCTCCGGCGACACCTTGAGCGCAATCGCTCAGCGCCACCAAACCACGCTGACCAGCCTGCTAAGGCTGAATCCCGGCATCGAAAACCCGGATCGCATCTTCCCGGGACAGTTGCTGAAACTGCCGGCGGCCAACGATTCCGGGTTCTCCAGCTGTGAAGCCGGCGAGGTTGTGCAGGCACCCTCCTGTGCCGAGGAAATTGTGGAGGTGGTCCACGTAACCGGTTCCGACGAACTGATTCTCCTCACCGAGGACGAGCTCTCCGAATGGCTGGAGGAAGAAGAATTCGTTTGCAGGCCTATCAACGACTTCTACAAAAAGCTGGAAGGCCTTGATGATGGGGAAACCGACTCGGAACTGGCCGCAACCGAAGGTGAAGGGAAGCTGCTGACTGAGGTGCAGCAAGAAAAGGAACGACTGCTGACGGAGCTTGAGGCACGTTCCGTGTTGACCAATGACATGCAGACCCTGCCGCCCATCACCGAAATCAAAAGATTGGCTGGCGACAAACACGTCACCTTTGTGCGCTCTGACAAGATCGCGAATTCCCGTCGCCGTTATTCGATGGCATCGCGAGATAGGGATCGCAGCAAGGGTTGGTTAACCGACACCGGCGTTGATCCGGGGAGGCTGAGAGACGCTATCCGAAGCGAATTGAACATCAAGTTCAATACAACGCTCTGGGAGCCGGATAAGAATGGCGCGCTGATGACGACGTTGAACAAACTCTACGATGAGGCATCCTGGTCCATCTGGGGGGACGCCGAAGCCCGCCAGAAAGCCGTGGATGAGACCGGTTTTGATGCCTCCGCAGAAGCACAGTTAATGCGCTTCGCAGCCGGTGCGACAGCGTCTGGTGAATTCGATCCACGAAAGGGGATGGTGCATTTCCAGGCAAAAGCTGAGGCCCAATACGCGCTGGCTCAAGGCAAGGTGGGCATCGAACAGGCGTTCCCGGTTAACAACCGTTCGGAAATACGTATTCCATACCGTGTTGGAGGATGGAATGGGGAGCGAAAAATTGCATCGCTGGGGCATTTTCAGGCTGCGATTAATGCCGTGCTCTCAGGCTTTGCGGGTGCTTCTGCTCTTATCGCGGGAAATGTTCACGTGTCCACGAAGGATGGCCTCCCCACTCTCAAGGGAATTGCGTCGAGGAAAAGTAAGAGTGGACAGAGAGCAGGGGGCGAGGCGGGAGTATTTGCAGGCATTCGTGGCGGCTGTGAGGTGGCAGGTGAGTTGCGCTGGAAAGACGTGCTGACTGAGAAGCGTGAGTGGGAAAGGCTCTGTCGTGTAGGTAAGAAGGTCGAGGCGGCGTTGGGGGTTGGGGCCGAAGCCGAACTCAGGCTGTTATTCAGCCCGACGACTGGCAAATTTTATTTAAACGTACATGCCGGGCTTGTGCTGGGCGTGGGACCATCCGGGAGCTTCCTATTGGAAGTCGAAACTCAGAAAGTCATGCGGATGCTCCATTTCGTCTACAACGCACTATTGGATGTGGATTTCAGATATTTGGATCTCTTCGATCAACGTACCGACGCTTTCGAGTGGTATAAACGGATGGGGCTTTATGCTTTGGCGAGAGGCTTATCGGCATTTGAAGCTGCTAACGAGTTTGCTGGTCCTATCGCAAAGGAGCTGGCTACATACGTCGAGGAAGTTTTTGTCAATCGTTACCGAGAAAAGCAAAGCACTGAGATCGCGCAAAACGTACTCACTGATCTGCAATTGAAAGAGAGTTCCGTTTTTTTGCATTCCCCACCTGAGGTCAAAGGCACGGTTCTGGACAATATTCTTTATGACTGGTGGCTGACACCCGATCTGTTTGGTGACGATGACATCAAAATTACGGCTGTTAAGCAGATAATGGAAACCTTCCAGGGGTGGCGCGATTTTGAGGAAACCGTGACGCGAATGAACCCGGAAGGTTTTGCGAGGCAAGAGGAGTTTGACTCTAACGTTGAACGCCTTTTTGAGTTTATCGGAAAAAATAAAGCGGATCAGCGCATGTTCATGCTCGGGCTTCAAGGTCAAACAGCAATAGCGGGAAGGCCCGTGAAACTGGATCCTTTCGACGTCTGCCGTATTTGTCGGATTGGCTAG
- a CDS encoding AI-2E family transporter, with translation MDGRATDNEPADKNKRPLISSDLATPIYGLFGLGILYTLYVAHQIVLPILLAVLTSLLLSPLVKKAYVKWRVPRMVSSLVFVLLVLAGIVGITVAVATPALKWAEEVPQGISRLLVGESEISRQIARVTESAEQVEKSVEELSDSERPQPTAVVLKTDSWRSQLMNKVQNGVAGLALALALTYFLLVSGDRLIKNFVRQLPIDQRKTVLRITHDSQHQIAQYLGVLGLSNLSVGTITGLICWAVGLPDPAVWGLVAGLARFIPYLGVIISISMLATISAISLDELWMMAIAPLGFLGLTTLVGFFIEPWIHGFRMAINPVIIFVSIFFWGWLWGPVGVLLAVPLMTVIQVVLKQIPKLRPVYKVIAR, from the coding sequence ATGGACGGGCGAGCTACAGATAACGAACCGGCGGATAAAAACAAACGCCCACTGATTTCCTCAGATCTCGCCACGCCCATCTACGGCCTGTTCGGGCTTGGCATCCTCTACACCCTGTATGTGGCTCACCAGATTGTCCTGCCCATTTTGCTGGCGGTTCTGACCAGCCTGTTGCTGTCGCCGCTGGTCAAAAAGGCCTACGTGAAATGGCGGGTGCCCAGGATGGTGAGTTCGCTGGTGTTCGTGTTGCTGGTGCTGGCCGGTATCGTGGGTATCACGGTGGCGGTCGCGACGCCGGCGCTCAAGTGGGCGGAGGAGGTGCCGCAGGGTATTTCGCGTCTGTTGGTTGGCGAGAGTGAGATCAGCCGCCAGATCGCCCGGGTAACGGAGTCTGCCGAGCAGGTAGAGAAATCGGTTGAGGAACTGTCCGATTCGGAACGGCCGCAGCCCACCGCGGTGGTTCTGAAGACGGATTCCTGGCGCAGCCAGTTGATGAACAAGGTCCAGAACGGGGTTGCGGGGCTGGCATTGGCGTTGGCATTGACCTATTTCCTGCTGGTGAGCGGCGATCGGCTGATCAAGAACTTTGTGCGCCAACTGCCTATCGACCAGCGCAAGACGGTGCTGCGTATCACGCACGATTCCCAACATCAGATTGCCCAGTACCTGGGCGTGCTCGGTTTGAGTAACCTGTCCGTTGGGACCATCACCGGTCTGATCTGCTGGGCGGTGGGGCTGCCGGATCCGGCAGTCTGGGGGCTGGTTGCCGGGCTTGCCCGGTTCATTCCCTACCTCGGGGTGATTATTTCCATTTCCATGCTGGCGACCATTTCGGCCATCAGCCTGGACGAACTCTGGATGATGGCCATCGCCCCGCTGGGGTTTCTCGGGCTGACCACTCTGGTGGGGTTCTTCATTGAGCCGTGGATTCACGGTTTCCGCATGGCCATCAATCCGGTGATCATCTTTGTGTCGATCTTCTTCTGGGGTTGGCTGTGGGGGCCGGTAGGGGTGCTTCTGGCCGTTCCCCTGATGACCGTGATCCAGGTGGTGCTTAAACAGATCCCGAAACTACGGCCGGTGTACAAGGTCATCGCGCGATAG
- a CDS encoding formylglycine-generating enzyme family protein: MFPNNGVQLGLVLVLATSLAACERFGNGSADPVARIKQRAIDNLVFVEGGTFKLGDVGHPNGSPYVVLTEHARPAVEVSVDSYSISKYETTWGEMHAYYEKVGHISLYEGSVYDEKFIAEPSEDPLSPYFHLKPARTPNYHEAEGYCAWLADQTGLPFALPTEAQWEFAARSRGRNVPFATNTGTEDNDTYLQRPRQYIDPSIPPSGNMLSHSSLVMERRPVGSYPSNPIGLHDMSGNVAEWTQDWFQKDYYQHAPRNNPKGPQKPMDPDSPEKTVRDWAGHGDHVGGNATVFARSGMPVSSGGNGFRCVVNHPEPIN; encoded by the coding sequence ATGTTTCCGAATAATGGTGTGCAACTAGGGTTGGTGCTGGTGCTTGCAACCTCATTAGCGGCTTGTGAGAGATTTGGTAATGGCTCGGCCGATCCGGTTGCGCGAATCAAGCAGAGAGCGATTGATAACCTGGTCTTTGTCGAGGGAGGTACTTTCAAGTTGGGTGATGTGGGACACCCGAATGGTTCACCATATGTCGTTTTAACTGAGCACGCTCGACCGGCAGTCGAGGTCAGCGTCGATAGCTACTCCATATCCAAATACGAGACAACTTGGGGAGAAATGCACGCCTACTACGAGAAAGTTGGACACATTTCCCTGTATGAGGGTTCAGTGTATGACGAGAAATTTATTGCTGAACCAAGTGAAGATCCCTTGTCTCCGTATTTTCATCTGAAACCTGCCAGAACGCCAAACTACCATGAAGCAGAAGGCTATTGTGCCTGGTTAGCTGATCAAACCGGGTTACCCTTTGCGTTGCCAACGGAAGCTCAATGGGAATTCGCTGCTCGAAGCCGGGGTAGAAATGTTCCCTTCGCCACAAATACTGGTACTGAAGATAACGATACATATTTGCAGAGGCCCAGGCAGTATATCGATCCAAGTATCCCTCCTTCCGGCAACATGCTAAGCCATTCTTCTCTAGTCATGGAGCGGAGACCGGTTGGTAGTTACCCCTCCAACCCGATAGGACTTCATGACATGTCTGGAAACGTTGCGGAATGGACTCAAGACTGGTTTCAGAAAGACTACTACCAGCATGCGCCACGCAACAATCCGAAAGGTCCCCAAAAGCCCATGGATCCAGATAGTCCGGAGAAAACTGTAAGAGATTGGGCTGGCCATGGAGACCACGTGGGTGGCAACGCTACAGTATTTGCGCGATCCGGCATGCCTGTTTCCAGTGGCGGCAACGGCTTCCGCTGCGTCGTCAATCATCCTGAGCCGATAAACTAA
- a CDS encoding DUF4123 domain-containing protein, whose product MTELGIDLRSRAFLLLDGAAFDAPRFVYENDDQPEIDYLFLGTCHETALKVSPCLVKPSATSRLWQKQDDWQHKAIVVLAEEELPVIAGHLRSLLSVALPDGGYSYLRFYSPRQLRRLMLALNDQERERFSGPVREWLAFQPEGNWHSFRTGTPQPAMTASDEGWFALTDRHLEALAEDAREEFLGRLGRFLSINDRPRLARLLQEANELGFRSEKDVSRYAELAVFHAERIRLPECRAILSNPNLRVAARLAELDQHLAYGLAQGGA is encoded by the coding sequence ATGACGGAACTGGGCATTGATCTGCGGTCCCGGGCCTTCCTCCTGCTGGACGGTGCGGCATTTGATGCGCCCCGATTTGTTTACGAGAACGACGACCAGCCTGAGATTGACTACCTGTTTCTGGGTACCTGTCATGAGACGGCGTTGAAGGTCAGTCCCTGTCTGGTGAAGCCCTCGGCAACGAGTCGTCTCTGGCAGAAACAGGACGATTGGCAGCACAAGGCCATCGTTGTGCTCGCAGAGGAAGAGCTTCCGGTTATTGCCGGGCACCTGCGAAGCCTGCTGAGCGTGGCGTTGCCAGACGGAGGCTACTCCTATCTTCGCTTTTACTCTCCAAGGCAGCTTCGCCGCCTCATGTTAGCGCTCAATGATCAGGAGCGGGAGCGCTTCAGTGGGCCGGTCCGTGAGTGGTTGGCGTTTCAGCCAGAGGGAAACTGGCATTCTTTCCGGACGGGGACTCCGCAGCCGGCAATGACTGCCTCGGATGAAGGCTGGTTTGCGCTCACTGACAGGCACCTGGAAGCGTTGGCGGAAGACGCCCGGGAGGAGTTTCTGGGTAGACTTGGGCGCTTCCTCTCTATCAATGATCGACCTCGGCTGGCCAGACTGTTGCAGGAAGCAAACGAGCTGGGCTTTCGCTCGGAAAAGGATGTCAGCCGGTATGCGGAGCTGGCGGTGTTTCACGCCGAAAGGATTCGGCTGCCCGAATGCCGGGCAATTCTCTCGAATCCGAATCTAAGGGTCGCCGCGCGCCTGGCTGAACTGGATCAACATCTGGCCTACGGGTTGGCACAAGGAGGTGCCTGA
- a CDS encoding type VI secretion system Vgr family protein, translating to MPQASGLQFTARVGDLPSDLFSVVGFTLTERLSEVFSGRLELASFDPSIQASEILEQPVDLVVWQHGEPLRRFTGVVNEFARGDSGHRRTRYELVIHPPLWRLGLMHNSRIFQTRSTDAIVRTLLEERGLIDTVFDLKRPPEEREYCVQHRESDLAFLDRLAAEEGWHYRYEHGSVDGDTQPALIIADHHGDAPVLEPVQYNAKAGGSTRQLAVFRFRYEERVRVASVAMKDYTFKNPAYALMHEQAAGDVSHREDYQHYDYPGRFKGDASGQPFTEARLQSLRNDASTAAGDSNRPDFRAGAKVALTDHDSEALNRDWLLTAVTHTGTQPQALEEEGGSEPTSYHNRFTAIPADRTWRPQSPHRPLMDGPQMAIVTGPEGEEIHCDEHGRVKVRFPWDRYSKNDEHSSAWLRVSQGWAGGQYGFMALPRIGHEVIVSFLDGDPDQPIITGRTHHATNTPPYALPEHKTRTTLKTKTHKGEGSNELRFEDEADQEQIYIHAQKDLDLLTENNRTEVIKNDSHLTVENHRFSHIKGNDHGTVDGEQRERIGGDYSLTVNGSHHSKQGKNQLIEAGSEIHHKAGMKIVIEAGAEVTLKAGGSFVKVDPSGVTVSGPLVRMNSGGGPGNGSGVAAQMPDQPNGLDEALGSTPPPALAQTETRSDFGPSPSSVEALKTAASRDVALIKQCGRQPDGRCALAACACDEGVTA from the coding sequence ATGCCCCAGGCAAGTGGATTGCAGTTTACCGCCCGCGTTGGCGATCTCCCTTCTGATCTTTTCTCAGTGGTTGGCTTCACGCTCACCGAGCGCCTGTCCGAGGTGTTTTCCGGTCGGCTGGAGCTGGCAAGTTTTGATCCTTCGATCCAGGCCTCCGAGATTCTGGAACAGCCGGTGGATCTGGTGGTCTGGCAGCACGGCGAACCGTTGCGGCGCTTCACCGGTGTGGTCAACGAATTCGCCCGGGGCGACAGCGGCCACCGGCGCACCCGCTACGAACTGGTCATCCATCCGCCCCTGTGGCGCCTGGGGTTGATGCACAACAGCCGGATCTTCCAGACCCGAAGCACCGACGCCATCGTGCGCACCCTGCTCGAAGAGCGGGGCCTGATCGACACCGTGTTCGATCTCAAGCGCCCACCGGAAGAGCGCGAGTACTGCGTGCAGCACCGGGAAAGCGACCTGGCTTTCCTGGACCGCCTGGCCGCCGAGGAAGGCTGGCACTACCGCTACGAACACGGCAGCGTGGACGGCGACACCCAGCCCGCCCTTATCATCGCTGACCACCACGGCGATGCCCCGGTGCTGGAGCCGGTTCAGTACAACGCCAAAGCCGGTGGCAGCACCCGGCAGTTGGCCGTCTTCCGCTTCCGGTATGAAGAACGGGTACGCGTGGCCTCTGTGGCCATGAAGGACTACACCTTCAAGAACCCGGCCTACGCCCTGATGCATGAGCAGGCTGCCGGCGATGTGAGCCATCGCGAAGACTACCAGCACTACGACTACCCCGGCCGCTTCAAGGGCGACGCCAGCGGCCAGCCCTTCACCGAAGCCCGCCTGCAGTCTCTGCGCAACGACGCCAGCACCGCCGCCGGTGACAGCAACCGACCGGACTTCCGCGCCGGTGCCAAAGTGGCTCTCACCGACCACGACAGCGAGGCCCTGAACCGGGACTGGCTGCTGACGGCGGTGACCCACACCGGCACCCAGCCCCAGGCCCTGGAAGAAGAGGGCGGCAGCGAACCCACGAGCTACCACAACCGGTTCACGGCCATCCCCGCCGACCGGACCTGGCGCCCGCAAAGCCCACATCGCCCGCTGATGGACGGCCCGCAGATGGCCATCGTGACCGGCCCGGAAGGCGAGGAAATTCACTGCGATGAGCACGGGCGAGTGAAAGTCCGGTTCCCGTGGGATCGATACTCGAAAAATGACGAACACAGCAGCGCCTGGCTGCGGGTCAGCCAGGGCTGGGCCGGTGGCCAGTATGGCTTCATGGCCCTGCCGCGCATCGGCCACGAAGTGATTGTCTCATTCCTCGACGGCGACCCGGACCAGCCCATCATTACCGGAAGAACCCACCACGCCACCAACACGCCGCCCTACGCGTTGCCGGAACACAAAACCCGCACCACCCTGAAAACCAAAACCCACAAGGGTGAGGGCAGCAACGAGCTGCGCTTCGAGGACGAAGCAGACCAGGAACAGATCTACATCCACGCCCAGAAGGACCTGGACCTGCTCACGGAAAACAACCGCACCGAGGTGATCAAAAACGACAGCCACCTGACCGTGGAGAACCACCGGTTCAGCCACATCAAGGGCAACGATCACGGCACGGTGGACGGTGAACAGCGCGAGCGAATCGGCGGCGACTACAGCCTGACGGTAAACGGCAGCCACCACAGCAAACAGGGCAAGAACCAGCTCATCGAGGCGGGCAGCGAGATTCACCACAAGGCGGGCATGAAAATTGTGATCGAAGCCGGTGCTGAAGTGACCCTCAAAGCGGGTGGCAGCTTTGTGAAGGTGGACCCCAGTGGCGTGACCGTGTCCGGGCCGCTGGTGAGGATGAACTCCGGCGGTGGGCCGGGCAATGGGAGTGGGGTGGCGGCTCAGATGCCGGATCAGCCTAACGGTCTAGATGAGGCCTTGGGTAGCACGCCGCCGCCAGCGCTTGCGCAAACCGAGACGCGGTCAGATTTCGGTCCTTCACCGAGCTCCGTCGAGGCATTGAAGACAGCAGCCTCCAGGGATGTCGCCCTGATCAAACAGTGCGGTCGGCAACCCGATGGCCGCTGCGCCCTGGCCGCTTGCGCCTGTGACGAAGGGGTGACCGCATGA